Sequence from the bacterium BMS3Abin14 genome:
GAGATAAAGAAACATCCCGAAACAAGTTGTTCCATATTAAAACCCATTATCGATGACGAGACACTGGAGATAATTATGCATCACCATGAAAGGTGGGATGGCAATGGGTATCCAGGTGGATTGGCCGGAGAAAAAATACCTTTCGGGGCCAGGGTTCTTTGCCTGGCAGATGCTTTTGACGCAATTTCATCGGAACGTTCCTACAAGGCGGCGCTGCCTTTCGAGGAAAGCATTGCCGAGATAAAATCCGGTTCAGGGGCATATTTTTCGCCCGACCTCGTATACGGGTTCGTTGAATCCCTGAGGAAGAACCGCAAACTTTACGGGTTTGGATAACCGGCCTGATGCAGGTCTATTCCACGTCTCTTTCCCGCATTGCATCGTGCAGGAGGTTGTTGCCGTCGCAACGGTAACAATGATTCTCGGTTCCCGGTGGCACATCACCGTCCAGTACCAGATCCGCAGCCTCACGAATGGCCTCCGCATACCATTTCCCGGAGGGCGCCCGATGGCCCGCGAAGCGGGAGCCGGGACTTGGAGACCAGACGAACGGAACAACGTTGGCCCCCATTCTCGTCATGGTCTTCACACCATCAAGGAAGGCGTCTTTCGGTTCCAGACCCATCACAAAGACCGCAAAAACATTGCCCTCTCCAAATACCTCGACGGCGCTTTCGATCGACCGGAGGAATTGTGTGTGCGATGTATTTTCCGCTTTTCCGGGACAAATGGCCCGGTAAAGCGCCTCGTCCCAGATTTCCATGCTGTATCCGATAGCCTGTATACCGGTGTCGTAGTAACGCTTTATATCGTCACCCTTCGCAGGCGATGGCAGGACCGTACCGGGGATGCGGCCCGCCCCCGTATGTCTCCGGATAGAGGCGAAGATGTCTTCAACGACCGACGCCTCTCTCTCGTGCGCAAAGCAGCCGCCTGTGAGCAGGACATGGTTGACGATGCCCTCTTCCCACGCGGTACCGGCAACCTCTCCAATCAATTCCGCATCCTTCTTTTTCAGCACGGAATCATATTTCCGGGAAGTGGAAACGAGATTACAGAACAGGCATTGCTGCCCGCTCGCGAAGTGGCTGCAATAGTTCTGGTAACAAAAAAACAGACAGTCCTCTCCCCCGATCTGCCCAATCTGGGCCATTTTTTTGCTCTCGGCAAGCTCATAATCGTAAAATGCGGGGCGCTTGATCCACTTCACCTCGCACACATCCCGGTCACGGTGGAACAACCGCAGAATCCCGTCGTCAGCCCGCACGCAGAATGGCGATGACGAGTTCAACCGGAACTGAACAACGGTCCCGCCAGGCAGGAGAAAATCGTCCGGCAATTCGGAGCCTGCATGGTCCTCCATATCCCAACCAAAGAGGCCGTGCTTCTGTTCCTTGTAGTCTGTGCCGACCCCCGCCAACGCTTCTTCGGCAGTTCTCACGCCCTCGACCAGGAGGGAGGCCTTAAGTTCGATCATGTCACCCGTGTATGTCTCGTTCATCGCTTTCCTTTCCATGTTACCCAAAGTTCAGTTCATCGGCACGCGGAAGCGCGTCCGCCGGATATTATAATTCCGGTATCCATGAAATCAAGAAAAAATATCAACGAGGGCCGGTTTCCCTATCCATAATACGGGTAATTCCGAGTTGATCCGCGGTAAATAATTTAAGGTTCATCCGGGAAATGAGTATCTGGATGAGTACTATACCCTACCATTTGTCATCGCGAACCGTATCCCACGTGAAGCGATCCCGTGGGCGACCGGAAGGCGCCGCAAAGACCTTTTCAGCCGTGCACGAGATTGCCACGCCTACGGTTTCACTCGGGCTCGCAATGACAGCAAAATAATAAAGGTACGCATTAACCGGATGATCCTGATTTAAAGGCTTATCAGCCGCTGATCTTCGCTGATAGACCTGAAGCTGAACCATAACCTTGGGGGTGGAGCGGCGTTGTGGTAAAATAAAGCGGTCTATCGCGGTGAGCCGGTTTTGCGGTGTTTACCAGTCCAGCAGTGTTCTTTCGCCTTCCAGGCTGCGGATCTCCGTCACGTCTTCGGTAGCCTCCAGACACCCTTCGTAATTCCCCTCCTCGTCCCTGATGGCGTAGTAGCGGATGAACAGGAAGCGCCCGTTCATCCGGATCCAGAAATTGGCGGTATCCTTTTCCCCGTTCCTGAAGGCGTCCAGGATCCTCTGGACGATGTGCACGCTGTCGGGCGGATGGCAGTTCTGTACAGCTCTGCCTATTATCCCCGGGCTCCTTGGGAAAATCCGCTCCTTGTTGGCAGAATAGTACTGAACCTTGTCTTCGGCGTCCACAAAGGTGATATCCACAGGCAGGTTCATCATGACGAGGTCCAGCTGCTTCGGGGTCAGACCTCCCGTGGAAAGCCACAATGGGGCATTTCCCGCCCCATGGCGTTCGGGCGGGGCCTCTGAGAGTGGCCCTTCGACCGGCAGCCAGGTCCCGGCCGGTTCCACCAGGGCATATCCGATCTCGTCGCTGCCCGCCAGGACCCTTCCCCAGTCCGAATCGGACAGTATCTCCAGGGCCATGGGAAACAGGATATTCTCCTCCTTGTAGATCATGTTGGAGACAGCAGTGGTAAGGACCTGTCCGTCCACCTCAACATCGCCGGCCTGCCCTTCGTCAAGTTCCCCTCGCACACCTTTGAGCAGGGCTCGGATGTCATCGTGAAGCGCCCACATGACCCTTGAAGGACCAGTGATCTCGTGGTCCTCCAGGACGGGAAAGAGCTGATTTTCCTTCCTGATATAATGTTTTTCGATCTCCGACAGACGGGTCAAAAGGCCGTCGAGCTCCTGGAGCCGGTTTTTGAGGGTCTCTTCATCGGGCAGATGAGCAAGGCCTGGGAGGATCATTCTCATCCGATCGGTGACCTCCCCCAACGCCCGATTTTCCAGCCGAAAAGTGTGTACGGGATGTCCGGGCGGGACAGCCTCGGGGGGGTTATCCCCAAAGGACTCGGAGAAAACCTGCACGTGGACGTCGCAGAGGTTCTTGATCTCATCCTCACCGATGCCATCCTTGATCAGAGCCTGCTCCATCTCGGCGATCTCGGAGGCGCTCACCTCCTGCAGGAGCCTTGCGAAACGGGCTTTCTGCTCCTCCGGGGCCTTTCCCTCGTGAAGCCCCTTGACTATCTCCTTGAGGGTGGCGATTCGTGCCTCCCTCTCCTCAGGCAACGGAGGACCCTTCTCCGAGTCGTCAACCGGCGCGTGGATCATGGCGGCCGTGATCCTGCGGTGGAACTCATCGTATGACAATCCGCTCATCTCGGCCGCATGTTCAAAAGTGGCAAAACGGCCAAGAGTCTTGCGGAGGAGGGGGTTCTTCAGCTTGTTGAACTCGGGAGAAATATTGGTCAGGACCTTGAGAAGATGAGGATTTTCCTCCAGCAGATTAAGGATTTTGGTATTTTTGTCTATTTTCATTGTTACCTCCGCAGTGTTTCTTTAGAGAATAGCAGAGATCGGTGATTGCAGCATTGATCAAGGTCAAAGGATGGGGGATGGTGACCTCTCCGAGCTATTCGTCCTGCCCACACTGCCTGGTGGGTGCGGTGCCCGGGATGAAAGCCTCCACGATGGTATGGGGACAGGCGGGGCCGGCCAGGAGGCCAGAGACCGGATCCACCTCCACCAGGTCGATCCCATCGGGGACGGGAAATGGGGTTGGAGGCACATCCTTAAGGGCGTTTTCCATGAAATTCATCCAGATGGGGAGCGCTGCTCGGGCCCCTGTTTCACCGTACCCGAGATCCTTTGAATGATCAAATCCAACCCAGGCTCCTGCGGTCAGGCCCGGGACGTAGCCGATAAACCATGCATCGTGATAACCATCGGTAGTCCCTGTTTTGCCGCCGGAGGGGCGTCCCATGGCCCTGGATCTTCTGCCGGTCCCGTATCGGTTGACCCCCTCAAGGAGGTTGGTCATCTGGTAGGATACCTGGGGAGAGAGAACATCCGAAAGATGGGATGGCGCCTCCCAGATAACTGAGCCTTCGCGGTCCTTGACCCTCTTGACCAGATGGGGGGATGCCAGAATGCCATTGTTATCAAAAACGCCGAAGGCGGAAACCATCTGAAGAAGAGAAACATCGAATGTGCCGAGGGCCATGGACGGGTATGGTTTCAGGTCGGCCGAGATACCCAGGCGTCGGGCCGTGTCAATGACGGGCTGGTAGCCAAGGCGCAGCAGCAGGTCAACCGATGCTGCGTTCAGGGACTTCTCCAGGGCCGTTCTCAGGGTGACCGGGCCGTGGTATTGCTTCGAGTAGTTTCTTGGCACCCAGGGTGCGGATTGACCCTTGATGGAAATTTCCATGGGGCTGTCGTTTAGTATGTCGGATGGGGTAAAACCTGAGGAAAGGGCGGCAGCATAGAGGACGGGTTTGAAAGATGACCCCGGCTGCCTCTTTGCCTGGGTGGCCCGGTTAAACGGTGATTGGGTAAAATCCCTTCCACCGACCATGGCCTTGATATCCCCGGTGGAAGGGTCCAGGGCGACCATGGCCGCCTGAACCGGTTCCGTGCCCCCTTCGGGATGACGTTTGGCGTAGCTTTCCAGACCTTTCTTCACCGCATTTTCCGCGTCCCTCTGCATGTCGAGATTCAGGGTCGACTCGATTACAAGGCCGCCGCGGTAGATAAGGTTGGCGCTTATCCTGGACTCCAGGTTTCGCCTGACGATCTCGGTGAAATAGGGGGCCGGGTCCTCCGGGGCCGCTGACGGCCGGAGGGTAACGCCTTCCTCGACAGTCAGGCGATAGGTCTCATCGTTGATATATCCCTCGTTAAGGAGCCGTAACAGGACGACCCGCATTCTGGCGGCGGCCTTTTTAGGATGATTCAGGGGGGAATAGAGTGTGGGAGAGCGTGGAAGCCCGGCGATCATTGCGCATTCGGCGAGGTCAAGTTCTCTGACACCCTTGCCGAAATATGTTCTTGCGGCAGCCTCTACCCCGTAGGCCCCTTCCCCGAGGTAGATCTGGTTCAGATACATGGTGAGAATTTCGTCCTTTGAATATCTGCGTTCAATGTTTATGGCGAGGATGGCCTCCTTGAGCTTCCGGGTAATGGTCTTTTCGGGGGTCAGGAAAAGGACCTTGGCAAGCTGCTGCGTAAGGGTGCTGCCCCCTTCGGCCATGCGAAGGGTTGTCACATCCTTCCAGACGGCACGAGCGATGCCCTTTATGTCGAGGCCGAAGTGCTGGTAGAAGCGGGAATCCTCCACGGCGATAATCGCCTCGATGAGATCTTTAGGTATCTCCCGGAGGGGTACGGGTATTCTTCGCTCGACGAACAGGGAGGAGATGGGCGTTCCATCGTCCGACAGAATAGTCGTGACGGCGCTGGGTTCGTAGGTCGCAAGGGCCTCCACCTGGGGGAGATTCTGGGTCAGCGCCAGGAGGGAGCCAAGAAGGGCGCCGACCACCATGGCCGCGGCAATGGGAATCGCCACCCAATGCCATTTGGAATATCGCAACGACATGCCCAGTATTTAGCATGTACCGGTGCGTCAGGGAACTGCAATAAGTCCTCTCAGACTGTTCACGGGAGGATCTGTCGGTTCAGCCCTGAAGCCACTTCGGTTAATGCCCCTCTGAGGGTGCGACATTTTTGTCGGCCCGAGGATCGCTGACTGAGAATTTTCAGCCATAAACAATTGTATTTCAAAGAGAATAAGCGTTTTGCCCCTGAAAGCAGATATCCGATGTGTCTCACCACGGCGCCTTCCACTTCACCCTTTACCCCAGTCCAATCCCAGGTTATAAAAAGAATTTTCCTGAAAAAAATATTCGGCATACTTTCTGCTTGATGCTTATGGGAGATGGAGGATGAACTCGTCAGACTGCGGTCTCTCAGGGAGATGATTCAGGTCCAGTTCGAGAACATGAATAAGGAAAACATCCTCCTCACCATGCAGGAGATTCTTCTTCATCTGGTGGGCGCGGAAGTCTTCAGCATCTGGATGGTTGACCAGGCCGGCGGTTCCTTCGATATCACCGCATCTACCGACGAGTCTGACCTTTTTAATGGAGACATGCCCGGTCTTGAGGACAGCATGCTCAGGAGACTGCAATTGAAGTGGCATGATTTAGCCTTTTGGAAAGGCACGGGAGGATGAGAAAATGGAAACCGCAAAAAAGAAAATATTGATAGTGGATGATTCGAGAGCTGTTCGCCAACTTCTCAGGATGATTCTGGAAAGAAATATCGCCTGCGAACTGGCAGAGGCGGAGGATGGGCAGGAGGCCTATGAGAAGCTCAAGACGAAAAATTACGATATCCTGATAACCGATATCAACATGCCCCGGATGAACGGCCTGTCACTCATCGGACGGATCAGGAACGAGTTGGGCCTCCAGATTCCCATAGTCATCGTCACGACCATGGGGCATGAGGAGGATCGCGACGCAGGCATGAACCTGGGCGCCGACACCTACATCACCAAACCAATAAACGGCACGCACCTGGTAAACACCGTCAACAGCCTTTTATCCTGACCGGTCAGGGCGATGTGTGGTATGATTTTTCGCAGATTCGTGTGAAGCCGGGGTAGACCTGTTCGGTGGCACAGGGGGGGGATCTGGAAGCCGTGGGGTACAGAATAATGACTTCATGGGGCTGGTCATATTTTAACAGGTTTTTTCTCTGCCTGCTTCTGTGTATCCTGCTTACAGTCTCCTGCTCACGCAGGCCCGAGGAGATCCGTATAGGGGTCATCGTCACCACCGGGGGATGGAGCTGATGCTGTCCTCGACACTCAACGCAGTGGAAATGGCCCGGAGTGACCTTGAGCGAGCCCATGTGCCTCTCATATCCGCCCTGAGCACCCATCCCGGGACCACCGCCGGGAGGAAGTACGTTTTCCGGATAGCGTTCCTCAACAGCTTCCAGGCCAGTGGAGCGGCGCTGTTTAGCCTCCGTGATCTGGGGGCGAAAAGGATCGCGGTCCTCTACAACATCGCCAACCCTTACAGTCGGGGAATCGCTGAGACCTTCAGGGCGACAGTGTTGAAAGGGAAGGCGCATGGGGATAGATGCCATCTTCGTGGGCGGTGAAGCCTGGGACCGGGAAAAATTTGCCGTCATGCCCCAGTTCGAGGGGGCCTACATGATGGCCACGTGGTCTCCCGATGTTCAGGGTGAAAGGTCGAGGGCTTTCGTCGAGGAGTACGTTTCGCGTTTCGATAGCCGGCCTGAGGACGGGGCGGCCCTTACCTGCGACGCGCTTCAGATATTGTTTCGCGCCATAAAAAACGTTGAGAAGCTCGATGCCGAATCCATAAGGGACGAGCTCTACGACCTCGGCCCCTACCATGGGGTCACCGGCGCCATAGATTTCATCCACAGCGGGGACCCTGAAAAGGCAGGGGTCATCCTCCGGTTCGAGAACGGACGAACGATGATCATCAGGCCCATCCTGCTCACTCAGGAAAACTGACGGATGCTCCCTTCCATGAAGCTATTTACCAAAAGCCTCGTCTCGCGCCTGGTACTGTCGTTCCTGGGGGTATCCCTCATCACGGTCCTTATTATGGGCTACCTGTCCTACGAGAGGGCCAGGGCAGCTCTCGAGTCGGCGGTATATGAACGGATTAACGCCACACTGGAACTGAAAGAGGATGCTCTCAACAGGTGGGTGGATGAGAAGGTAGATGACCTCATCTTCGTAAAAACCCAGCAGCGATTTCACAGGAGCGCGGAACTGCTGCTGAGTGGAACCGACCGCGAGGGCATGTCCAGCGCATACAGCGTCCTGTTCGGCGTATTCCAGACCATGTTCGTGAACATGCAGGATTTCTCAGAGATAGCCCTTTTGTCCCGGCCGGGAGGGAGGGTTGTCGTTTCCTCAAAACTGGAAAACGAGGGGGACTTCAGGCTTTCGGACACCTATTTCATCCAGGGGCTGAAGGGCACCTGTATCCAGGAAGTCTACCTGTCTCCCGTTACCTTTCAACCCATCATTACCGTTGCCACACCCATCCGCGACGAAACCGGCAGGGCCATCGGCGTTATGGCCGCTCATCTGGACATGGACCGAATGGACGAGATCATCCTGAGACGCAGCGGGCTTGGCGAGAGCGGGGAGGCCTATCTCGTTGATTCTACCAACACCTTTGTCGCAGGGAGGGGTTTCGGCCGGGCCGATTATCCACGGGGCGCCCATTCCCCCGGGATCAAAAAGGCCCTCATGGGCGAGTCGGGCGAGGGCCTGTACCTGAATTACGCAGGGGTCCCGGTGGTGGGGGCATACAGATGGATCCCGGAGCGTAATCTGGCGCTTCTCGGTGAGATAAGCCAGAAAGAGGCTTTCGCCCCGGCGCGCAGGCTGGTCATTCAGATCGTCTTTATCGGCGCACTGGTCTGTCTGTTTCTAGCCCTCACCGTCCGCCTGATTGCTCAGCGGATAGCCGGCCCCATCCTGGCCATCACCGATGCGGCTGAACGGATCACGAAGGGCGACAGGAATGTCCAGGCACCAGTCACCACAAAGGATGAGGTTGGCGAGCTGGCAACGGCCTTCAATTCGATGGTGAAAAAGATTGGGGAAACCGAGGGACGCTTCCGCACCGTTTTCGGCGGCAGCCCGAGCGCCATCATTATTACGCGCATGAGTGACAATATAATCACGGATGTGAACGAGGAGTACGAGAAGATCTCCGGGTACTCATGGGAGGAAACCGTTGGTAAATCGGCAGCGAAACTTGGTCTGTGGAAGGACGCAAAAAAAAGGAACGGTATCCTTGAACTGGTTGAAAAACAGGGCCGGGTGGACAATTTCCAGACCGAATTCCGGGTCCGGGAAGGCACGGTAAAGGCGACACTTGTTTCAGCAGCAACGGTCCTGTTGAACGATGAGAGGCATCTCATTTTCTTCGTCAAGGATATCAGTAAGATGAAGGAGGTCGAAAGTGCCCTGCAGGAAAACGAGGAGAAGTACAGGCTCCTTGCCGACAACGTCTCGGATGTCCTCTGGGTGCGTGATGAAAATCTGGATCCCATATACTATTCCCCATCCATCGAGCAACTACGGGGGTTCACTCCCGAGGATGTCATGCGCCAATCCATGGAGGAGATCTTTGTTCCCGATTCCCGGGAAAAAGCCCTGACTGCCTTCAAACGGCAGATGATGCAGGAAGAAAAGAGCAGGGGAACCCAGGCACGTACCGTATCCCTTGAAGTCGAGTTGTACCGAAAGGACGGCTCCACCATCTGGGCCGAGATGAACACGAGGGTCATGAGGACGAACGAAGGGGCGGTCACCGGCATCATAGGCGTCACCCGTGATATCACCAGGAGAAAACTGGCTGAGCAGGCTTTAAAGGAAAGTGAGGAGCGATACCGGGTTCTGTTTAACAGCGGCAGTGACGCTGTCTTCGTTTTCGCCATCGATAATGAAGGACTGCCGGGGAAACATTATGCCGTCAACGATGTAGCCTGCCGGATGCTCGACATGTCACGGGACGAGTTGATGGAGATGACGCTGTTCGATTTCATGGCCCAACACGATGGGGCCAGGATAAAAGAGACGCTCCAGACAATCCTGAATAAAAAGCATGTCACTTTTGAGCGGTCCTTTGTCGACAGCGGCGGGAACGAGATCCCGGTGGAGGTGAACGCCAATCTGGTGGAACTGTATGATGCCTCCATCGTTATCGCCTTCGCGCGGGATCTTACGGAGCGGAAGCAGGCAGAAGAGGAACAGAAAAAGATCCAGACCAAACTGATTCAGGCGAACAAGATGAATTCACTAGGTATAATGGCGTCAGGTCTTGCCCACGAGATCAACAACCCCAACAATACCATCATGTTCAATCTGCGACGGTTCGCCAGGACCTGGGATGATATTTTCCCAATACTGGAGGAGTATTATGACGAGCATGGCGATTTCAATATCGGCGGGGTACCCTATACGGAACTCTCCCGGATATTCCCCAGATTGATATCCGGCACACTGGAGAGTTCCGAGATGATCAAGGCCATCATAGAGAACCTGAAAGGCTTCATCCGCCACAGCGCCGACACCATGGATTTCGATGTTGACATCAACGATGTGGTCAGAAGGGCCGTGTCGCTGCTGGAAAGCCAGGTCAGGAAGGGAGTAGGCAGACTGGAACTGGACCTGGCCGATGACCTGCCGCGGGTGCGGGGGAACCCACAGAAGCTGATCCAGGTTGTGGTCAACCTCGTCGCAAACGCACTTGAGGCCCTCACGGATGATGATCAGAGGGTCGTGGTGACATCAACGCTTCTTTCCGCTGGATCCCGGATCGCTCTTACGGTCACGGACCAGGGGAGAGGTATGACTGAAAAAGAAGTTAACGATTCGACGCAGCCTTTTTTCACAACAAAACTGGAGTCGGGAGGCACCGGCCTGGGGCTGACCATCACCAGGATGCTTCTTGACGAACACGGGGCGTCAATGGATGTCGACTCCACCCCTGAAGAAGGGACCACTGTGACCGTCACTCTCAAGGTAAAGGGTATTGAATCGGTCCATTGAACCCGTGGCGCAAATCAGCGAGGTAACCAATGAAGATAATAAACAGGATCGGCCAGGGCGTCCTTATGGTGGACGACGAGGAAAACTTCCTTCTGACGGCTGGCGTGTTGTTGAAAAGCGCAGGAATAGAGCAAGTATGGACCATAAGCGACAGCAGACAGGTCATGACGTTCCTCGAAAAGAGAGCCCCGGCCGTCATTGTTCTGGATCTGACCATGCCCCATATTACCGGCAGGGAACTGCTGACTGAGTTAACCCGGGAATATCCCGGGATCCCCGTAATTATCCTCACCGCCCACGATGACCTCACCATGGCGGTGGAGTGTATGAAGGAGGGCGCCAGGGACTACCTCGTCAAGCCGGTGGAGGAGAGTCGATTCATCTCCAGCATCAGTGGCGCACTGGAGGTGGTCCAACTGAAAGAGGAGATGCATTCCCTCAAGGAAAGTTTTCTCCATGGCGCATCCGGTGATGATAACGCCTTCGATGCCATCATCACCGACAGCAGCCTGATGCGGTCCATATTCACGTACGTCAGAGCGATAGCTCCCTCCGAGCACCCCGTGTTGATCTGTGGTGAAACCGGGGTGGGCAAGGAACTGATAGCGAAGGCGGTGCACGAACTGAGCGGCAGGAGAGGAGATTTCGTGGCCGTGAATGTGGCTGGACTTGATGACACGGTTTTTTCCGACACGCTGTTTGGCCACGAAAAGGGAGCCTTCACAGGGGCTGAGAGGGCGCGAGACGGCCTGGTCAGAAAGGCGAGGGAGGGCACCCTCTTTCTCGATGAGATAGGGGACCTTGCCGAGAGCATCCAGATCAAGCTCCTGCGTCTTCTGCAGGAAAGACAGTACTATCCCATGGGATCCGACCTGTCCAGGCCCAGCAGAGCCAGGATTGTAGTGGCCACCAACAGGGATATCCACGATCTGGTGCGCAAGGGCAGATTCCGGAAGGACCTGTACTACAGATTGCGGGCCCACGAGGTGAGGATACCACCACTCAGGGACAGGCTGGAGGACCTGCTCCCTTTAGTGGATTTTTTTCTGGAAAAGGCGGCAGGAGACCTGGGGAAAAAAGTGCCGGCTTACCCCGGGGAACTTATCGTGCTCCTCAGGAACTACCACTTTCCAGGCAATATCCGGGAACTGGAGGGGATGCTCAACGATGCCCTGGCAAGGCACGGATCAGGCGTGCTTACCCTGGAGAGTTTCAGGAAAGCCATCAATGAGGAGCGCCTTGGACCCATGGGTCATGAACCTTCAGAGCCGGATCAGGCTGACATACCTTCGAAAGACAGATTTTCATACAGGGGCCCCTTTCCCACCATCAGGGAGGTGGAGGAGTACCTCCTCGATGAGGCCATGACCAGGGCAGAGGACAATCAGACCATTGCCGCCGACCTTCTGGGCATCACGCGCCAGACGCTGAACAAGCGTCTGACAAGGTCCCGGAGAAAAAGCTGATACCCCGAATGAGGGTGTCAAATATTTCGCTCCACCCCACCCGTCGATATTTTTTCTCGCCCCTCCTTCGGTAAGACATTTCCCAAAAAGTCATAACACATTGAATTTGTAAGGTAAACAAACCATCTGTGCCGTTGGCACGTTCCATGCTCTCACAGAGGGGGAAACCCCGAACTGGAGATGAATCAGCATGGAGAGGGCAACATGAACGCAAGGACCACCATACTACTGGTAGACGATGATTCGAGGTTTCGTTTCGCCCTTGCCACTGAACTGAGGGCTTCGGGATATCTGGTACAGAGCGCTGAGGATGGCCAGCGAGCCACAGGAATGATCGAGGATGGTGGTGAACCCTGGGCGGATATTGACCTTGTGATCACGGATCTTGTTATGCCGCGCAAGGACGGCCTGGAACTCTGTAAGACTATCAGGAAGAAAAACATGGACATTCCTGTGCTGGTCATCACGGGTTTTCTCTCTCCCAACATACAGAGAGAACTCGAGCGTCTGGGATGTACAGACTTTCTGGAAAAGCCGTTCTCCCCACAGGAATTTCTCTCGAAAGTTGAGCTGATGCTTTTGCACAGGGCGGCAGATTCCAGGCAGTGAAGGAATGAACCGTTCTGAAAAGGCAGGCTGCGAAAGCAT
This genomic interval carries:
- the srrA gene encoding transcriptional regulatory protein SrrA translates to METAKKKILIVDDSRAVRQLLRMILERNIACELAEAEDGQEAYEKLKTKNYDILITDINMPRMNGLSLIGRIRNELGLQIPIVIVTTMGHEEDRDAGMNLGADTYITKPINGTHLVNTVNSLLS
- a CDS encoding hemerythrin HHE cation binding domain protein; translation: MKIDKNTKILNLLEENPHLLKVLTNISPEFNKLKNPLLRKTLGRFATFEHAAEMSGLSYDEFHRRITAAMIHAPVDDSEKGPPLPEEREARIATLKEIVKGLHEGKAPEEQKARFARLLQEVSASEIAEMEQALIKDGIGEDEIKNLCDVHVQVFSESFGDNPPEAVPPGHPVHTFRLENRALGEVTDRMRMILPGLAHLPDEETLKNRLQELDGLLTRLSEIEKHYIRKENQLFPVLEDHEITGPSRVMWALHDDIRALLKGVRGELDEGQAGDVEVDGQVLTTAVSNMIYKEENILFPMALEILSDSDWGRVLAGSDEIGYALVEPAGTWLPVEGPLSEAPPERHGAGNAPLWLSTGGLTPKQLDLVMMNLPVDITFVDAEDKVQYYSANKERIFPRSPGIIGRAVQNCHPPDSVHIVQRILDAFRNGEKDTANFWIRMNGRFLFIRYYAIRDEEGNYEGCLEATEDVTEIRSLEGERTLLDW
- the pbpG gene encoding penicillin-binding protein 2D; the encoded protein is MSLRYSKWHWVAIPIAAAMVVGALLGSLLALTQNLPQVEALATYEPSAVTTILSDDGTPISSLFVERRIPVPLREIPKDLIEAIIAVEDSRFYQHFGLDIKGIARAVWKDVTTLRMAEGGSTLTQQLAKVLFLTPEKTITRKLKEAILAINIERRYSKDEILTMYLNQIYLGEGAYGVEAAARTYFGKGVRELDLAECAMIAGLPRSPTLYSPLNHPKKAAARMRVVLLRLLNEGYINDETYRLTVEEGVTLRPSAAPEDPAPYFTEIVRRNLESRISANLIYRGGLVIESTLNLDMQRDAENAVKKGLESYAKRHPEGGTEPVQAAMVALDPSTGDIKAMVGGRDFTQSPFNRATQAKRQPGSSFKPVLYAAALSSGFTPSDILNDSPMEISIKGQSAPWVPRNYSKQYHGPVTLRTALEKSLNAASVDLLLRLGYQPVIDTARRLGISADLKPYPSMALGTFDVSLLQMVSAFGVFDNNGILASPHLVKRVKDREGSVIWEAPSHLSDVLSPQVSYQMTNLLEGVNRYGTGRRSRAMGRPSGGKTGTTDGYHDAWFIGYVPGLTAGAWVGFDHSKDLGYGETGARAALPIWMNFMENALKDVPPTPFPVPDGIDLVEVDPVSGLLAGPACPHTIVEAFIPGTAPTRQCGQDE
- the zraR_9 gene encoding transcriptional regulatory protein ZraR, with the protein product MKIINRIGQGVLMVDDEENFLLTAGVLLKSAGIEQVWTISDSRQVMTFLEKRAPAVIVLDLTMPHITGRELLTELTREYPGIPVIILTAHDDLTMAVECMKEGARDYLVKPVEESRFISSISGALEVVQLKEEMHSLKESFLHGASGDDNAFDAIITDSSLMRSIFTYVRAIAPSEHPVLICGETGVGKELIAKAVHELSGRRGDFVAVNVAGLDDTVFSDTLFGHEKGAFTGAERARDGLVRKAREGTLFLDEIGDLAESIQIKLLRLLQERQYYPMGSDLSRPSRARIVVATNRDIHDLVRKGRFRKDLYYRLRAHEVRIPPLRDRLEDLLPLVDFFLEKAAGDLGKKVPAYPGELIVLLRNYHFPGNIRELEGMLNDALARHGSGVLTLESFRKAINEERLGPMGHEPSEPDQADIPSKDRFSYRGPFPTIREVEEYLLDEAMTRAEDNQTIAADLLGITRQTLNKRLTRSRRKS
- the yycF_2 gene encoding transcriptional regulatory protein YycF, which gives rise to MNARTTILLVDDDSRFRFALATELRASGYLVQSAEDGQRATGMIEDGGEPWADIDLVITDLVMPRKDGLELCKTIRKKNMDIPVLVITGFLSPNIQRELERLGCTDFLEKPFSPQEFLSKVELMLLHRAADSRQ
- the kinE_3 gene encoding sporulation kinase E, with amino-acid sequence MLPSMKLFTKSLVSRLVLSFLGVSLITVLIMGYLSYERARAALESAVYERINATLELKEDALNRWVDEKVDDLIFVKTQQRFHRSAELLLSGTDREGMSSAYSVLFGVFQTMFVNMQDFSEIALLSRPGGRVVVSSKLENEGDFRLSDTYFIQGLKGTCIQEVYLSPVTFQPIITVATPIRDETGRAIGVMAAHLDMDRMDEIILRRSGLGESGEAYLVDSTNTFVAGRGFGRADYPRGAHSPGIKKALMGESGEGLYLNYAGVPVVGAYRWIPERNLALLGEISQKEAFAPARRLVIQIVFIGALVCLFLALTVRLIAQRIAGPILAITDAAERITKGDRNVQAPVTTKDEVGELATAFNSMVKKIGETEGRFRTVFGGSPSAIIITRMSDNIITDVNEEYEKISGYSWEETVGKSAAKLGLWKDAKKRNGILELVEKQGRVDNFQTEFRVREGTVKATLVSAATVLLNDERHLIFFVKDISKMKEVESALQENEEKYRLLADNVSDVLWVRDENLDPIYYSPSIEQLRGFTPEDVMRQSMEEIFVPDSREKALTAFKRQMMQEEKSRGTQARTVSLEVELYRKDGSTIWAEMNTRVMRTNEGAVTGIIGVTRDITRRKLAEQALKESEERYRVLFNSGSDAVFVFAIDNEGLPGKHYAVNDVACRMLDMSRDELMEMTLFDFMAQHDGARIKETLQTILNKKHVTFERSFVDSGGNEIPVEVNANLVELYDASIVIAFARDLTERKQAEEEQKKIQTKLIQANKMNSLGIMASGLAHEINNPNNTIMFNLRRFARTWDDIFPILEEYYDEHGDFNIGGVPYTELSRIFPRLISGTLESSEMIKAIIENLKGFIRHSADTMDFDVDINDVVRRAVSLLESQVRKGVGRLELDLADDLPRVRGNPQKLIQVVVNLVANALEALTDDDQRVVVTSTLLSAGSRIALTVTDQGRGMTEKEVNDSTQPFFTTKLESGGTGLGLTITRMLLDEHGASMDVDSTPEEGTTVTVTLKVKGIESVH